Proteins encoded within one genomic window of Cellulomonas flavigena DSM 20109:
- the hisH gene encoding imidazole glycerol phosphate synthase subunit HisH, which yields MSPRVVVLDYGFGNVRSAVRALARVGADVELTADKQTALDADGLVVPGVGAFAACMAGLRAVGGDQIVDRRLAGGRPVLGICVGMQVMFAQGVEHGVRTDGLGEWPGVVDRLEAPVVPHMGWAQVEPPEGSVLLDGLADERFYFVHSYAARSFPLADEPAPGEHPLPAPLVTWSDHGGRFVAAVENGPLAATQFHPEKSGDAGAQLLSHWVDQLR from the coding sequence GTGTCTCCCCGTGTCGTCGTACTGGACTACGGCTTCGGCAACGTGCGGTCCGCGGTCCGGGCGCTCGCCCGGGTCGGAGCCGACGTCGAGCTGACCGCCGACAAGCAGACGGCGCTCGACGCCGACGGCCTCGTCGTGCCCGGGGTGGGTGCCTTCGCGGCGTGCATGGCCGGGCTGCGCGCGGTGGGCGGCGACCAGATCGTCGACCGCCGCCTCGCGGGCGGCCGCCCCGTGCTCGGCATCTGCGTGGGCATGCAGGTGATGTTCGCGCAGGGGGTCGAGCACGGCGTGCGCACGGACGGCCTCGGTGAGTGGCCCGGTGTCGTCGACCGCCTCGAGGCGCCCGTCGTCCCGCACATGGGCTGGGCACAGGTCGAGCCGCCCGAGGGTTCCGTCCTCCTCGACGGGCTCGCCGACGAGCGCTTCTACTTCGTGCACTCCTACGCCGCGCGGTCGTTCCCGCTGGCAGACGAGCCGGCGCCGGGCGAGCACCCGCTGCCGGCGCCGCTGGTCACGTGGTCCGACCACGGTGGCCGGTTCGTCGCCGCGGTGGAGAACGGCCCCCTGGCCGCGACCCAGTTCCACCCCGAGAAGTCCGGCGACGCCGGCGCGCAGCTGCTGTCCCACTGGGTCGACCAGCTGCGCTGA
- the priA gene encoding bifunctional 1-(5-phosphoribosyl)-5-((5-phosphoribosylamino)methylideneamino)imidazole-4-carboxamide isomerase/phosphoribosylanthranilate isomerase PriA, translated as MTSTREPRLELLPAVDVANGQAVRLVQGEAGSETSYGDPLAAALDWYAGGAEWIHLVDLDAAFGRGSNAVLLGKVAAELAAKGVKVELSGGIRDDASLERALATGATRVNLGTAALEDPEWTARVIASHGEQIAVGLDVRGTTLAARGWTQEGGDLWEVLARLDDAGCSRYVVTDVTKDGTLRGPNLDLLREVCARTSAPVVASGGVSSLEDIAALRTLVGAGVEGAIVGKALYAGAFTLPQALDVAGRP; from the coding sequence ATGACTTCCACGCGTGAGCCCCGGCTCGAGCTGCTGCCCGCCGTCGACGTCGCCAACGGCCAGGCCGTGCGGCTCGTGCAGGGCGAGGCCGGCTCGGAGACCTCGTACGGCGACCCGCTCGCGGCGGCGCTCGACTGGTACGCCGGCGGCGCCGAGTGGATCCACCTCGTCGACCTCGACGCGGCGTTCGGACGCGGCAGCAACGCCGTGCTGCTCGGCAAGGTCGCGGCCGAGCTCGCTGCCAAGGGCGTCAAGGTCGAGCTCTCCGGCGGCATCCGCGACGACGCGTCGCTCGAGCGTGCGCTCGCCACGGGCGCCACGCGCGTGAACCTCGGCACCGCGGCGCTCGAGGACCCCGAGTGGACCGCGCGCGTCATCGCGTCGCACGGTGAGCAGATCGCCGTCGGCCTCGACGTGCGCGGCACGACCCTCGCGGCACGCGGCTGGACGCAGGAGGGCGGTGACCTCTGGGAGGTGCTCGCGCGCCTCGACGACGCCGGCTGCTCGCGCTACGTCGTCACCGACGTCACCAAGGACGGCACGCTGCGCGGCCCCAACCTCGACCTGCTGCGCGAGGTCTGCGCGCGCACGTCGGCGCCTGTCGTCGCGTCGGGCGGTGTGTCGAGCCTCGAGGACATCGCCGCGCTGCGCACCCTCGTCGGTGCCGGCGTCGAGGGCGCGATCGTCGGCAAGGCGCTGTACGCGGGTGCGTTCACGCTGCCGCAGGCCCTGGACGTCGCCGGGCGCCCGTGA
- a CDS encoding SseB family protein, producing the protein MTGRELPPSSPFAGDDGSPDPALTEVLTRYAAGAATLAEVVAALAATRVLVPVLAELEVADVVEHDGEVHTVDKEASAGIVALRTPDGRTALPVFTGVAAMARWRAQARPVPTAVPRAALSAVAEGWEVLVLDAAGPVTVVLPRTAVYALAQGHGWTPAVQDGVVADDVRAAVRDALADVRLVVDADAVPGTRAEVAVRLALPAGLDRAGLDRVLAQVNDALAHHPVVAARVDSLELRVRPRLTLRRAPRWRLSGAGPPTRAPTRWRRRSARAARRESRG; encoded by the coding sequence GTGACGGGCCGTGAGCTGCCGCCGTCGTCGCCCTTCGCCGGCGACGACGGGTCGCCGGACCCCGCGCTCACCGAGGTCCTGACGCGGTACGCGGCGGGGGCGGCCACGCTGGCGGAGGTGGTGGCGGCGCTCGCCGCCACGCGCGTGCTCGTGCCGGTCCTCGCCGAGCTCGAGGTCGCGGACGTCGTGGAGCACGACGGCGAGGTGCACACGGTCGACAAGGAGGCGTCGGCGGGCATCGTCGCGCTGCGCACCCCCGACGGGCGTACCGCGCTGCCCGTGTTCACGGGTGTGGCCGCCATGGCGCGGTGGCGGGCGCAGGCGCGTCCGGTCCCCACGGCGGTGCCACGTGCGGCGCTGTCGGCCGTCGCGGAGGGCTGGGAGGTCCTGGTCCTGGACGCGGCGGGCCCGGTCACGGTGGTGCTGCCGCGCACCGCGGTCTACGCGCTCGCGCAGGGGCACGGGTGGACCCCCGCGGTCCAGGACGGCGTGGTCGCCGACGACGTGCGCGCGGCCGTGCGCGACGCCCTGGCCGACGTGCGCCTGGTGGTCGACGCCGACGCCGTCCCCGGCACGCGGGCGGAGGTCGCCGTGCGGCTCGCGCTGCCGGCCGGACTGGACCGCGCGGGGCTGGACCGCGTGCTCGCGCAGGTGAACGACGCGCTCGCGCACCACCCCGTGGTGGCCGCACGTGTCGACTCGCTCGAGCTGCGGGTGCGCCCCCGCCTGACGCTGCGGCGCGCTCCCCGGTGGCGCCTCAGCGGCGCCGGACCGCCCACGCGAGCGCCCACGCGGTGGCGACGACGGTCAGCGCGAGCTGCCCGCCGAGAATCGCGCGGTTGA
- a CDS encoding S1C family serine protease — protein MRTAARLTAVVAAGLVGGCAWLPEPPPPVPTSVVPSVAAAPPLAAAGTQLSPDGFDAAQRMAVRIRNIGCGGLSTGSGFALDEHTLVTNRHVVADSAELQLSTYDGRELAAEATSTAGLADLAVVRTVDPLPAAPQLADADPQVGDAVTVVGYPLGRQLTVTDGRIMGAVTDPLHANLGEVLVTDAPVEPGSSGSAALDAEGRVIGVVYAKNADDMSFLVPVSTLRAMLGDDTAFEPAPTCG, from the coding sequence GTGAGGACGGCGGCACGCCTGACGGCCGTGGTCGCCGCCGGGCTCGTGGGCGGTTGCGCCTGGCTGCCCGAGCCTCCGCCGCCCGTGCCGACGAGCGTCGTGCCGAGCGTCGCAGCCGCGCCGCCCCTCGCCGCCGCGGGCACGCAGCTGTCCCCCGACGGCTTCGACGCCGCGCAGCGCATGGCCGTGCGGATCCGCAACATCGGGTGCGGCGGACTGTCGACGGGTTCGGGGTTCGCGCTCGACGAGCACACGCTGGTCACCAACCGGCACGTCGTCGCGGACTCAGCCGAGCTGCAGCTCAGCACGTACGACGGCCGGGAGCTCGCGGCAGAGGCCACCAGCACCGCCGGCCTGGCGGACCTCGCGGTCGTCCGCACGGTCGACCCGCTGCCCGCGGCCCCGCAGCTCGCGGACGCCGACCCGCAGGTCGGGGACGCGGTCACGGTGGTCGGGTACCCGCTCGGCCGGCAGCTGACGGTCACCGACGGTCGCATCATGGGCGCGGTGACCGACCCGTTGCACGCGAACCTCGGCGAGGTCCTCGTCACGGACGCCCCCGTGGAGCCGGGCAGCTCGGGCTCCGCGGCCCTCGATGCCGAGGGTCGCGTCATCGGCGTGGTGTACGCGAAGAACGCGGACGACATGAGCTTCCTGGTCCCCGTGAGCACGTTGCGGGCCATGCTGGGGGACGACACCGCGTTCGAGCCCGCGCCGACGTGCGGCTGA
- a CDS encoding DUF1844 domain-containing protein codes for MSHTHADDATDPTTQAVRDIAEVAAVEVITSAAVHLMSAAAVKCGLAEDDAWGPGSRHRDLDEARKLITALAALVTASAPDIGNQHARSLRDGLRSLQLAFREASPFPDAPGEGPGEKFTGPVS; via the coding sequence ATGAGCCACACGCACGCCGACGACGCGACCGACCCCACGACGCAGGCGGTGCGTGACATCGCCGAGGTCGCCGCCGTGGAGGTCATCACCTCGGCGGCCGTGCACCTCATGAGCGCGGCCGCCGTGAAGTGCGGCCTCGCGGAGGACGACGCCTGGGGCCCGGGGTCGCGGCACCGTGACCTCGACGAGGCACGCAAGCTCATCACCGCGCTCGCCGCGCTCGTGACCGCGTCGGCGCCGGACATCGGCAACCAGCACGCGCGCTCGCTGCGCGACGGCCTGCGCTCCCTGCAGCTCGCCTTCCGGGAGGCGTCGCCGTTCCCCGACGCCCCCGGCGAGGGCCCCGGCGAGAAGTTCACGGGCCCCGTCTCCTGA